The Chanos chanos chromosome 6, fChaCha1.1, whole genome shotgun sequence genome includes a region encoding these proteins:
- the LOC115814372 gene encoding E3 ubiquitin-protein ligase NRDP1-like — protein MGYDVTRFQGDIDEDLLCPICSGVLEEPVQAPNCEHAFCNACITQWFAQQQTCPVDRSLVTLAHLRPVPRIMRNMLSKLQLTCENAPYGCSAILRLDQLQAHSRTCEHNPKKPVMCDKGCGLEMPKDELSGHNCIQHLRGVVQQQQSKIAELEKMAAEHKHQLGEQRRDIQLLKAYMRAIRSANPNLQNLEETIEYNEILEWVGSLQPARVTRWGGMISTPDAVLQAVIKRSLVDSGCPASIVNDLIENAHERNWPSGLATLETRQMNRRYYENYVAKRIPGKQAVVVLACENQHMGEDMILEPGLVMIFAHGVEEIS, from the exons ATGGGGTACGACGTTACCCGGTTCCAAGGAGACATAGATGAAGATCTTCTCTGTCCCATCTGCAGTGGAGTTTTAGAAGAGCCTGTTCAG GCTCCGAATTGTGAACATGCCTTCTGTAACGCCTGCATCACGCAGTGGTTCGCCCAGCAGCAAACCTGTCCCGTCGACCGCTCCCTGGTCACGCTGGCCCACCTGCGGCCCGTGCCTCGCATCATGCGGAACATGCTGTCCAAGCTGCAGCTAACCTGCGAGAACGCCCCCTATGGGTGCAGCGCCATACTGCGCCTAGACCAGCTGCAGGCCCACTCCAGGACCTGTGAGCACAACCCCAAGAAACCTGTCATGTGTGATAAAGGCTGTgg GCTGGAGATGCCCAAAGACGAGTTGTCCGGTCATAACTGCATCCAGCACCTCCGCGGTGTggtgcagcagcagcagagcaAGATCGCTGAGTTAGAGAAAATGGCTGCTGAGCACAAACACCAGCTTGGAGAGcag AGGCGAGATATCCAGCTCCTGAAGGCCTATATGAGAGCCATCCGCAGTGCTAACCCCAACCTACAGAATCTGGAGGAGACCATCGAGTATAATGAGATTTTAGA gTGGGTGGGATCCCTGCAGCCAGCCCGTGTGACGCGCTGGGGTGGGATGATCTCCACGCCGGACGCTGTCCTTCAGGCTGTCATAAAACGCTCGCTAGTGGACAGCGGCTGCCCCGCCTCCATCGTCAACGACCTCATCGAGAACGCTCACGAGCGGAACTGGCCCAGCGGCCTCGCCACGCTGGAGACCAGGCAAATGAACCGCCGCTACTACGAGAACTACGTCGCCAAGCGTATCCCGGGGAAACAGGCTGTGGTGGTTCTGGCCTGTGAAAACCAGCACATGGGCGAGGACATGATCCTAGAACCTGGACTGGTCATGATCTTTGCCCACGGAGTGGAGGAGATTTCATAA
- the dgkab gene encoding diacylglycerol kinase, alpha b, whose product MASQDSELSPVEFIQLQEYMEYSSMEVRDVLKQFNAGGKFAQHKFGERIDAVGFSLFLKTYLEVNDFPEDLCQRLYRYFQASEQHSSEKCTSPKDGGVSIKDISCYFSVLEAGKPRDKLEFTFKLYDKDGNGLLDTSEVNRIITQMVRAAHYLGWDVSELRPVLRDMMTAIDTDSNGMVTQQEWIQGGLNNIPLLVLLGLRIPEKDGQHIWRMKNFNRPTYCYVCQNLLLGLRKQGLSCNLCKYTVHSHCANKNPAPCAKTFVKSKAELGVPAHDWISADCDSSKCEICNKKIKTLMGKHCVWCHGMRHNDCVSLGPTACDCGPLRDHILPPWAICTVSKEGMGSISAEERDLVNMTADGHSLQAFPVPNVHPLLVFVNPKSGGNQGERVLRKFQYLLNPRQVYNLSNGGPKPGLHFFRNLTMYRILVCGGDGTVGWILEAIDKANLAVRPPVAVLPLGTGNDLARCLRWGGGYEGTDLSEILKEVEASSVIQLDRWSIQVIPDNPQEKGDPVPYEIINNYFSIGVDASIAHRFHTMREKCPQKFNSRAKNKLCYFELATSETISSSCKNLKECIQIECCRTPLDLRNLSLEAIAVLNIPSMYGGSNIWGESKKPEGVTEGDKQLPKVITDPEILKTRVQDMSDMRLEVVGLEGAMEMGQIYTGLKSNGHRLAQTAQITIRTLKALPMQIDGEPWMQPPCTIHITHKNQANMLIAPPAKSSGFFHL is encoded by the exons ATGGCTTCTCAAGACAGCGAACTGAGCCCTGTGGAATTCATCCAGCTGCAGGAGTACATGGAGT ACAGCAGTATGGAGGTGAGGGATGTGCTGAAGCAATTTAATGCAGGTGGGAAGTTTGCCCAGCATAAGTTTGGAGAG CGCATCGATGCAGTTGGATTTTCCCTGTTCCTGAAGACGTACCTGGAGGTAAATGATTTTCCAGAAGATCTCTGTCAGCGACTTTATCGCTATTTCCAGGCTTCTGAGCAGCATTCGTCTGAAAAATGCACCTCCCCCAAAGACG GTGGTGTTTCCATTAAAGACATATCGTGCTATTTTTCTGTGCTGGAGGCAGGAAAACCTAGAGACAAGTTGGAGT TTACTTTCAAATTATATGACAAAGATGGCAATGGGCTTCTGGATACCTCG GAAGTGAACAGGATAATCACTCAGATGGTTCGGGCCGCCCATTACCTCGGCTGGGATGTGTCAGAGCTCAGGCCG GTGCTGAGAGACATGATGACAGCCATAGATACAGACAGCAATGGGATGGTCACGCAGCAGGAGTGGATCCAGGGTGGTCTGAACAACATTCCCTTACTGGTGCTGCTGGGGCTGAGG aTCCCTGAGAAAGACGGGCAGCACATCTGGAGGATGAAGAATTTTAACAGGCCCACGTACTGCTACGTATGTCAAAACCTGCTACTGGGGCTGCGCAAACAGGGCCTCAGCTGCAACC TTTGCAAGTACACTGTCCACAGTCACTGTGCCAATAAGAATCCAGCTCCCTGTGCGAAAACGTTCGTCAAATCTAAAGCAGAGTTAGGG GTACCAGCTCATGACTGGATCAGTGCTGACTGTGACTCCAGTAAGTGTGAGATCTGCAATAAGAAGATCAAGACACTTATGGGaaagcactgtgtgtggtgCCATGGCATG CGCCATAATGACTGTGTGTCGCTCGGCCCAACTGCCTGTGACTGTGGACCTCTGAGGGACCATATTCTCCCACCATGGGCCATATGCACGGTCTCCAAG GAAGGTATGGGCTCCATCTCTGCGGAAGAGAGGGACCTGGTGAACATGACTGCAGATGGACATTCACTGCAG GCCTTCCCTGTCCCAAATGTTCATCCTCTTTTAGTGTTTGTGAACCCAAAAAGTGGTGGCAACCAGGGAGAGAG AGTCTTACGGAAGTTCCAATACCTGCTGAACCCAAGGCAGGTCTACAATCTATCCAATGGAGGGCCAAAGCCAGG ACTTCATTTCTTCCGGAATCTTACCATGTACCGAATCTTAGTCTGCGGTGGTGATGGCACTGTGGGGTGGATCCTGGAGGCTATTG ACAAAGCTAATCTGGCAGTCCGTCCTCCGGTAGCAGTTCTGCCCCTTGGCACAGGCAATGATCTGGCCCGATGCCTTCGCTGGGGCGGGG GATATGAAGGCACAGATCTGAGCGAGATTCTGAAGGAGGTGGAGGCTAGCTCCGTCATACAGCTGGACCGCTGGAGTATCCAGGTTATCCCAGATAACCCCCAGGAGAAGGGCGATCCTGTTCCCTATGAGATCATCAACAATTATTTCTCCATCGGAGTG GATGCTTCCATTGCCCACCGATTCCACACCATGAGGGAAAAGTGCCCACAAAAGTTTAACAGCAG AGCTAAGAACAAGCTTTGCTACTTTGAGCTGGCCACCTCTGAGACTATATCATCCAGCTGCAAGAATCTGAAAGAATGTATTCAAATTGAG tGCTGTCGAACCCCATTGGACCTGCGCAATCTCTCTCTGGAAGCCATTGCGGTGCTCAACATTCCCAGCATGTATGGTGGCTCCAACATATGGGGCGAGTCCAAGAAACCAGAGGGGGTGACTGAGGGAGACAAGCAACTGCCCAAGGTCATTACTGACCCGGAAATCCTTAAGACGAGAGTTCAGG ATATGAGCGACATGCGTTTAGAAGTGGTTGGGCTGGAAGGAGCAATGGAAATGGGGCAGATTTATACTGGCTTAAAGAGTAATGGACATCGACTTGCTCAAACTGCACAAATCACTATCAG GACACTGAAGGCTTTGCCTATGCAGATTGATGGAGAGCCGTGGATGCAGCCTCCTTGTACT ATCCACATCACGCACAAGAACCAGGCCAACATGTTGATAGCTCCACCTGCAAAATCAAGTGGATTCTTCCACCTCTAG
- the LOC115814626 gene encoding probable nuclear hormone receptor HR38: MPCVQTQYGTLPYENNYFSPDFLNPEFSTKLAMDLSSQTEQLSTPSLPSINTLVGDYAGEFDAFSCHINTSSAAVTATGISTSINSPVAGGSSPHSQQSPFKLDDLQVYGCYPGTFSFSYLDETVSSCGSDYYGSPLSAAASPPTPGFQSQPASAWDPPFSPFSPNSGCWVPDKNGLPQQSSFFTFNAPVEQQSPLGGHEPHLGEEDTFPQQSQHQHMSPMHFHPLVMEQGPLDTPVLLEGSHSSPKTRSPGANEGRCAVCGDNASCQHYGVRTCEGCKGFFKRTVQKNAKYVCLANKDCPVDKRRRNRCQFCRFQKCLAVGMVKEVVRTDSLKGRRGRLPSKPKSNPDTTSPATPANIIASLVRAHIDSSPAMNKLDYSKYQESVTSLTEKEDASDIQQFYDLLTGTMDVIRKWAEAIPGFMAFCPEDRELLLESAFVELFILRLAYRSNPETDKLIFCNGIVLHRLQCVRGFGDWIDSIMDFSQSLHRMNLDVSTFACLAALVIIADRHGLKEPKRVEEFQSRLITCLRDHVAGGSPDPNRPQPNLSRLLGKLPELRTLCTQGLQRIFYLKLEDLVPPPPIVDKIFMDTLPF, encoded by the exons ATGCCCTGTGTTCAAACCCAGTATGGAACCCTGCCTTACGAGAACAATTACTTCAGCCCCGACTTCCTGAACCCAGAATTCTCCACAAAGCTGGCCATGGACCTCAGCAGTCAGACAGAGCAGctctccaccccctccctgCCCAGCATAAACACCCTGGTGGGTGATTATGCCGGGGAGTTTGATGCCTTCTCCTGTCACATCAATACCTCCTCCGCTGCGGTCACAGCCACTGGCATCTCCACCAGCATCAACAGTCCTGTGGCTGGAGGTTCCAGCCCTCACAGCCAGCAGTCACCTTTCAAACTGGATGATCTGCAAGTGTATGGGTGTTACCCCGGCACCTTCTCCTTCAGCTACCTAGATGAAACTGTCTCGTCCTGCGGCTCCGACTACTACGGCAGCCCTCTGTCGGCGGCCGCTTCACCCCCAACCCCGGGCTTCCAGTCCCAGCCTGCGTCTGCCTGGGATCCCCCTTTCAGCCCTTTCTCACCCAATTCTGGTTGTTGGGTACCGGATAAAAATGGTCTGCCCCAACAGTCGTCTTTTTTTACCTTCAATGCACCAGTAGAGCAGCAGTCACCCTTAGGGGGTCACGAACCCCATCTCGGTGAAGAGGATACCTTCCCTCAGCAGTCACAACATCAACACATGTCCCCCATGCATTTCCACCCTCTCGTGATGGAGCAGGGTCCTCTTGATACCCCCGTGCTTCTTGAAGGGTCCCATTCATCACCCAAAACACGGAGTCCAGGAGCTAACGAAGGtcgctgtgctgtgtgtggggACAATGCATCCTGCCAGCACTATGGTGTACGCACCTGTGAGGGGTGCAAAGGATTTTTCAAG CGAACTGTACAGAAAAATGCTAAATACGTGTGCTTAGCCAACAAGGATTGCCCCGTGGACAAACGACGGCGGAACCGCTGCCAGTTTTGTCGTTTTCAGAAGTGTCTTGCAGTGGGCATGGTTAAAGAAG TGGTTCGCACAGACAGTCTTAAAGGTCGAAGGGGTCGGCTGCCTTCGAAACCTAAGAGCAATCCAGACACAACCAGCCCTGCTACGCCTGCAAATATCATTGCCTCACTTGTTAGAGCTCATATTGATTCCAGCCCCGCCATGAACAAACTAGACTATTCCAAG TACCAGGAATCAGTGACGAGCCTGACAGAAAAGGAGGATGCAAGTGACATCCAGCAGTTTTATGATCTTCTCACTGGCACCATGGACGTTATACGTAAATGGGCCGAGGCCATTCCAGGGTTCATGGCGTTCTGCCCAGAGGATCGGGAACTTCTCCTGGAGTCCGCTTTCGTTGAACTCTTCATTTTGCGATTAGCATACAG ATCAAACCCTGAGACAGACAAGTTGATCTTCTGCAACGGTATCGTCCTGCATCGCTTGCAGTGCGTGCGAGGCTTCGGCGACTGGATAGACTCCATTATGGATTTCTCCCAGAGTCTTCATCGCATGAACTTAGATGTGTCAACTTTCGCCTGTTTGGCAGCCCTTGTCATCATAGCAG ACCGCCATGGACTGAAAGAGCCCAAGCGTGTGGAGGAGTTCCAGAGCCGGCTGATCACATGCCTCCGAGATCATGTCGCAGGTGGCAGTCCGGACCCCAACCGACCTCAGCCTAACTTGTCCCGTCTTCTGGGGAAGCTGCCAGAACTGCGGACTCTGTGCACCCAAGGCCTACAGCGGATCTTCTACCTGAAGCTGGAGGATCTGGTGCCTCCACCCCCCATTGTGGACAAAATTTTCATGGATACCCTGCCTTTCTAA